The following proteins are encoded in a genomic region of Sparus aurata chromosome 11, fSpaAur1.1, whole genome shotgun sequence:
- the ect2 gene encoding protein ECT2 isoform X5 gives MADSSILTLGTARSLLVDSSVCDSRIAETTKDHVFLGMGCDDEDMLPKVETRVVLVGDAGRNGALVKALQAIRVMEVPVVKIREGEAGAEEKMMIKSIVNMDINTPCIITDNVQEFGDGENTEFETVFVLTNFDSPDYNYLYKRDNRIIGPPVVLHCAAKEEPLQFSCRPLYSTTMLNLSLCFTGFRDKDEMKNLVNLVHHMGGTIRKDFSTKVTHLIAYATHGEKYRLAVCMGTPILTPAWIHKAWERRDDVSFHAGEEEFRTEYKVPPFQDCILSFLGFSDEEKANMEERTLKHGGKYLEVGDERCTHMVVEENSVKELPFLPAKKLFAVKQEWFWGSIQMDARAGESMYLYEKNDSPAMKKAVSLLSLTTPNSNRKRRRLRDTLAQLTKETEISPFPPPRKRPSAEHNLSMASLLDISNTPDTCKALAVDRVGNRAGGKADDTLARNRVRRRRRTRERTKTREDREERRRRSYLSIVQQAEEERQQPGSSAESSKPSKSSTPVLSKQSARWQVSKELYQTESNYVDILSTILQLFKLPLEKEGQVGGPILAQEEMKTIFGCIPDIHEVHTRIKTDLEELLTDWSEDKSVGNVILKYSKELVKAYPPFVNFFEMSKDTIVRCEKQKPRFHAFLKINQSKPECGRQTLVELLIRPVQRLPSVALLLNDIKKHTSDDNPDKITLEKAIESLKEVMTHINEDKRKTEGQKQIFDVVYEVDGCPANLLSSHRSLVHRVETIALGDQPCDRGENVTLFLFNDCLEIARKRHKVINTFKSPLGQTRPPPPLKHITLMPLSQIRRVLDLQDTEECVNAFALVVRPPTEQENLLFSFQLTGEETVKSSWLRTLCRHVANTICKADAEDLIQCTDPDSLQVSTKDMDSTLSKASRAIKKTSKKVTRAFSFTKTPKRVIQRAFMANGTPDEKSQRLSCENHNCSSATLAAHHSPSMVNLSSMFERKYHTFSRSSTHLF, from the exons ATGGCTGACAGCAGCATACTGACTTTAGGGACGGCTCGGAGTCTGTTGGTGGATTCTTCGGTCTGTGATTCCAGGATCGCCGAAACCACCAAGGACCATGTATTTCTGGGCATGGGATGTGACGATGAAG aTATGCTGCCAAAAGTTGAGACGAGAGTTGTTCTGGTGGGAGACGCAGGAAGAAATGGAGCGCTGGTGAAAGCACTGCAG GCCATCAGAGTAATGGAGGTACCGGTGGTAAAGATAAGAGAAGGCGAGGCGGGTGCCGAGgagaaaatgatgataaaatcTATAGTCAATATG GACATCAACACTCCGTGCATAATAACGGACAACGTCCAGGAGTTTGGAGATGGAGAGAACACCGAGTTTGAGACGGTGTTCGTCCTCACAAACTTTGACTCTCCTGACTACAACTACCTCTACAAGCGGGACAACCGCATCATTGGACCTCCTGTTGTGCTACACTGTGCTGCCAAGGAGGAG CCTCTCCAGTTTTCATGTCGTCCTCTCTACTCCACCACAATGCTGAACCTGTCGCTGTGCTTCACCGGCTTCAGGGACAAAGACGAAATG AAAAACCTGGTGAATCTGGTTCATCACATGGGAGGAACCATCCGGAAAGACTTCAGCACCAAGGTTACACATCTCATCGCCTACGCAACTCATGGAGAGAAATACAGG CTGGCAGTGTGCATGGGGACGCCCATCCTCACTCCAGCGTGGATTCACAAAGCCTGGGAGAGGAGAGATGATGT GTCCTTCCACGCTGGAGAAGAGGAGTTTCGAACAGAGTACAAAGTGCCTCCGTTCCAGGACTGCATCCTCAGCTTTTTAGGTTTCTCAGACGAAGAGAAAgccaacatggaggagaggaCTCTTAAACACG GTGGCAAGTATCTTGAGGTTGGAGATGAGAGGTGTACACACATGGTGGTGGAGGAAAACTCGGTGAAGGAGCTGCCGTTTCTCCCCGCCAAGAAACTCTTTGCAGTCAAACAGGAG TGGTTCTGGGGAAGCATTCAGATGGACGCCCGGGCCGGAGAGTCGATGTACCTCTACGAGAAG AATGACAGCCCAGCCATGAAGAAGGCGGTGTCCCTGCTGTCCCTCACCACCCCCAACAGCAATCGTAAGCGTCGACGTCTGAGGGACACGCTGGCTCAGCTCACCAAGGAGACGGAGATCTCCCCGTTTCCTCCACCGCGCAAAAGGCCTTCAGCAGAGCACAACCTGTCCATGGCTTCACTGCTGGACATCTCCAACACCCCTGACACATGCAAGGCCTTGGCAG TAGATAGAGTAGGGAACAGAGCAGGGGGCAAAGCAGACGATACTCTGGCCAGGAatagggtgaggaggaggaggagaaccaGGGAAAGGACAAAGACAAGGGAGGAcagggaagagaggaggagaaggtccTATCTGAGTATCGTTCaacaagcagaggaggagcggCAGCAGCCAGGAAGCTCTGCAG AGAGTTCGAAGCCGTCCAAGAGTTCGACTCCGGTTCTGTCCAAGCAGTCAGCCAGGTGGCAGGTCTCCAAGGAACTCTACCAGACGGAGAGCAACTATGTCGACATTTTAAGCACCATCCTACAg CTCTTCAAGCTTCCATTGGAAAAAGAGGGGCAGGTAGGCGGACCAATCCTGGCCCAAGAGGAAATGAAGACGATATTTGGCTGCATCCCAGACATCCACGAGGTTCACACCAGGATAAAG ACTGACCTGGAGGAGCTCCTGACAGACTGGTCAGAGGACAAGAGCGTAGGAAACGTTATTCTCAAATAT tCTAAAGAGTTGGTGAAGGCCTACCCACCTTTCGTCAACTTCTTTGAAATGAGCAAGGACACTATTGTTCGGTGTGAGAAACAGAAACCACGCTTCCACGCTTTTCTCAAG ATTAACCAGTCCAAGCCGGAGTGCGGCAGGCAGACCCTGGTGGAGCTGCTCATCAGACCTGTGCAGAGGTTGCCCAGCGTGGCCCTTCTTCTAAACG ACATAAAGAAGCATACGTCCGATGACAACCCAGACAAGATAACACTGGAGAAAGCAATTGAGTCTCTGAAAGAAGTGATGAC ACACATCAATGAGGACAAGAGGAAGACTGAAGGCCAGAAGCAGATCTTTGATGTTGTTTATGAAGTCGATGGCTGTCCA GCCAACTTGCTTTCCTCTCACCGCAGTCTGGTTCACCGCGTAGAAACCATCGCCCTGGGAGACCAGCCATGTGACCGAGGAGAAAATGTCACGCTCTTCCTCTTCAATGACTGCCTTGAG ATTGCAAGGAAGCGACACAAGGTGATCAACACATTTAAGAGTCCGCTGGGGCAGACGAGACCACCGCCACCGCTCAAACACATCACACTGATGCCGCTGTCCCAGATTCGAAGAGTTCTGGACCTGCAGGACACTGAGG AGTGTGTGAATGCATTCGCCTTGGTGGTTCGCCCTCCGACTGAACAGGAGAACTTGTTGTTCAGCTTCCAACTGACCGGAGAGGAGACGGTTAAAAGCTCCTGGCTGCGAACACTTTGCCGCCACGTCGCCAACACCATCTGCAAGGCTGATGCG GAGGACCTGATTCAGTGTACTGACCCGGACTCACTGCAGGTCAGCACCAAGGATATGGACAGCACGCTGAGCAAAGCCTCCAGGGCCATCAAGAAGACCTCTAAAAAG GTCACAAGGGCTTTTTCTTTCACCAAGACCCCAAAGCGTGTGATCCAGAGGGCGTTCATGGCCAACGGAACCCCCGATGAGAAAAGCCAGAGGCTGAGCTGTGAAAACCACAACTGCAGCAGCGCCACGCTGGCC
- the ect2 gene encoding protein ECT2 isoform X3, which yields MADSSILTLGTARSLLVDSSVCDSRIAETTKDHVFLGMGCDDEDMLPKVETRVVLVGDAGRNGALVKALQDINTPCIITDNVQEFGDGENTEFETVFVLTNFDSPDYNYLYKRDNRIIGPPVVLHCAAKEEPLQFSCRPLYSTTMLNLSLCFTGFRDKDEMKNLVNLVHHMGGTIRKDFSTKVTHLIAYATHGEKYRLAVCMGTPILTPAWIHKAWERRDDVSFHAGEEEFRTEYKVPPFQDCILSFLGFSDEEKANMEERTLKHGGKYLEVGDERCTHMVVEENSVKELPFLPAKKLFAVKQEWFWGSIQMDARAGESMYLYEKNDSPAMKKAVSLLSLTTPNSNRKRRRLRDTLAQLTKETEISPFPPPRKRPSAEHNLSMASLLDISNTPDTCKALAVDRVGNRAGGKADDTLARNRVRRRRRTRERTKTREDREERRRRSYLSIVQQAEEERQQPGSSAESSKPSKSSTPVLSKQSARWQVSKELYQTESNYVDILSTILQLFKLPLEKEGQVGGPILAQEEMKTIFGCIPDIHEVHTRIKTDLEELLTDWSEDKSVGNVILKYSKELVKAYPPFVNFFEMSKDTIVRCEKQKPRFHAFLKINQSKPECGRQTLVELLIRPVQRLPSVALLLNDIKKHTSDDNPDKITLEKAIESLKEVMTHINEDKRKTEGQKQIFDVVYEVDGCPANLLSSHRSLVHRVETIALGDQPCDRGENVTLFLFNDCLEIARKRHKVINTFKSPLGQTRPPPPLKHITLMPLSQIRRVLDLQDTEECVNAFALVVRPPTEQENLLFSFQLTGEETVKSSWLRTLCRHVANTICKADAEDLIQCTDPDSLQVSTKDMDSTLSKASRAIKKTSKKVTRAFSFTKTPKRVIQRAFMANGTPDEKSQRLSCENHNCSSATLAMSRSASTFSLNDSAKSSAVVQRSNSLDHPPVRARVPVCMRTPCSPTPNPANSPGPKPAPESSRSLCPNYSARERKSLLHGPIPTQPAQPRPSLNASVHGTSATHPTSIPAVRNARISQPRSSQHVPRHLPHVGSQQKSLAPQAVNVKGRTFSESCRDRQVPLDPRKAVLTSPRRETLL from the exons ATGGCTGACAGCAGCATACTGACTTTAGGGACGGCTCGGAGTCTGTTGGTGGATTCTTCGGTCTGTGATTCCAGGATCGCCGAAACCACCAAGGACCATGTATTTCTGGGCATGGGATGTGACGATGAAG aTATGCTGCCAAAAGTTGAGACGAGAGTTGTTCTGGTGGGAGACGCAGGAAGAAATGGAGCGCTGGTGAAAGCACTGCAG GACATCAACACTCCGTGCATAATAACGGACAACGTCCAGGAGTTTGGAGATGGAGAGAACACCGAGTTTGAGACGGTGTTCGTCCTCACAAACTTTGACTCTCCTGACTACAACTACCTCTACAAGCGGGACAACCGCATCATTGGACCTCCTGTTGTGCTACACTGTGCTGCCAAGGAGGAG CCTCTCCAGTTTTCATGTCGTCCTCTCTACTCCACCACAATGCTGAACCTGTCGCTGTGCTTCACCGGCTTCAGGGACAAAGACGAAATG AAAAACCTGGTGAATCTGGTTCATCACATGGGAGGAACCATCCGGAAAGACTTCAGCACCAAGGTTACACATCTCATCGCCTACGCAACTCATGGAGAGAAATACAGG CTGGCAGTGTGCATGGGGACGCCCATCCTCACTCCAGCGTGGATTCACAAAGCCTGGGAGAGGAGAGATGATGT GTCCTTCCACGCTGGAGAAGAGGAGTTTCGAACAGAGTACAAAGTGCCTCCGTTCCAGGACTGCATCCTCAGCTTTTTAGGTTTCTCAGACGAAGAGAAAgccaacatggaggagaggaCTCTTAAACACG GTGGCAAGTATCTTGAGGTTGGAGATGAGAGGTGTACACACATGGTGGTGGAGGAAAACTCGGTGAAGGAGCTGCCGTTTCTCCCCGCCAAGAAACTCTTTGCAGTCAAACAGGAG TGGTTCTGGGGAAGCATTCAGATGGACGCCCGGGCCGGAGAGTCGATGTACCTCTACGAGAAG AATGACAGCCCAGCCATGAAGAAGGCGGTGTCCCTGCTGTCCCTCACCACCCCCAACAGCAATCGTAAGCGTCGACGTCTGAGGGACACGCTGGCTCAGCTCACCAAGGAGACGGAGATCTCCCCGTTTCCTCCACCGCGCAAAAGGCCTTCAGCAGAGCACAACCTGTCCATGGCTTCACTGCTGGACATCTCCAACACCCCTGACACATGCAAGGCCTTGGCAG TAGATAGAGTAGGGAACAGAGCAGGGGGCAAAGCAGACGATACTCTGGCCAGGAatagggtgaggaggaggaggagaaccaGGGAAAGGACAAAGACAAGGGAGGAcagggaagagaggaggagaaggtccTATCTGAGTATCGTTCaacaagcagaggaggagcggCAGCAGCCAGGAAGCTCTGCAG AGAGTTCGAAGCCGTCCAAGAGTTCGACTCCGGTTCTGTCCAAGCAGTCAGCCAGGTGGCAGGTCTCCAAGGAACTCTACCAGACGGAGAGCAACTATGTCGACATTTTAAGCACCATCCTACAg CTCTTCAAGCTTCCATTGGAAAAAGAGGGGCAGGTAGGCGGACCAATCCTGGCCCAAGAGGAAATGAAGACGATATTTGGCTGCATCCCAGACATCCACGAGGTTCACACCAGGATAAAG ACTGACCTGGAGGAGCTCCTGACAGACTGGTCAGAGGACAAGAGCGTAGGAAACGTTATTCTCAAATAT tCTAAAGAGTTGGTGAAGGCCTACCCACCTTTCGTCAACTTCTTTGAAATGAGCAAGGACACTATTGTTCGGTGTGAGAAACAGAAACCACGCTTCCACGCTTTTCTCAAG ATTAACCAGTCCAAGCCGGAGTGCGGCAGGCAGACCCTGGTGGAGCTGCTCATCAGACCTGTGCAGAGGTTGCCCAGCGTGGCCCTTCTTCTAAACG ACATAAAGAAGCATACGTCCGATGACAACCCAGACAAGATAACACTGGAGAAAGCAATTGAGTCTCTGAAAGAAGTGATGAC ACACATCAATGAGGACAAGAGGAAGACTGAAGGCCAGAAGCAGATCTTTGATGTTGTTTATGAAGTCGATGGCTGTCCA GCCAACTTGCTTTCCTCTCACCGCAGTCTGGTTCACCGCGTAGAAACCATCGCCCTGGGAGACCAGCCATGTGACCGAGGAGAAAATGTCACGCTCTTCCTCTTCAATGACTGCCTTGAG ATTGCAAGGAAGCGACACAAGGTGATCAACACATTTAAGAGTCCGCTGGGGCAGACGAGACCACCGCCACCGCTCAAACACATCACACTGATGCCGCTGTCCCAGATTCGAAGAGTTCTGGACCTGCAGGACACTGAGG AGTGTGTGAATGCATTCGCCTTGGTGGTTCGCCCTCCGACTGAACAGGAGAACTTGTTGTTCAGCTTCCAACTGACCGGAGAGGAGACGGTTAAAAGCTCCTGGCTGCGAACACTTTGCCGCCACGTCGCCAACACCATCTGCAAGGCTGATGCG GAGGACCTGATTCAGTGTACTGACCCGGACTCACTGCAGGTCAGCACCAAGGATATGGACAGCACGCTGAGCAAAGCCTCCAGGGCCATCAAGAAGACCTCTAAAAAG GTCACAAGGGCTTTTTCTTTCACCAAGACCCCAAAGCGTGTGATCCAGAGGGCGTTCATGGCCAACGGAACCCCCGATGAGAAAAGCCAGAGGCTGAGCTGTGAAAACCACAACTGCAGCAGCGCCACGCTGGCC ATGTCTCGCTCTGCCTCCACGTTCAGTTTGAATGATTCTGCCAAGAGCAGTGCCGTGGTGCAGCGCTCTAACTCTCTGGATCATCCTCCTGTCAGAGCCAGGGTCCCTGTCTGTATGCGTACCCCCTGCAGCCCCACCCCAAACCCTGCCAATAGCCCAGGCCCCAAACCTGCCCCCGAGTCCAGCCGAAGCCTCTGCCCAAACTATAGCGCCCGAGAACGCAAGTCCCTCCTTCATGGTCCAATACCGACTCAACCAGCACAACCTCGCCCAAGCCTCAACGCTTCTGTGCATGGCACCTCTGCAACCCATCCCACTTCTATTCCCGCTGTCCGAAATGCCAGAATCTCCCAGCCTAGATCTAGCCAGCATGTTCCCAGACACCTCCCCCATGTAGGGTCCCAGCAGAAGTCCCTGGCTCCTCAGGCAGTTAATGTCAAAGGCAGGACCTTTTCTGAGTCATGCAGGGATCGTCAAGTCCCCTTGGACCCACGCAAGGCTGTCCTGACCAGTCCTCGCAGGGAGACTCTGCTCTAA
- the ect2 gene encoding protein ECT2 isoform X2, with translation MADSSILTLGTARSLLVDSSVCDSRIAETTKDHVFLGMGCDDEDMLPKVETRVVLVGDAGRNGALVKALQAIRVMEVPVVKIREGEAGAEEKMMIKSIVNMDINTPCIITDNVQEFGDGENTEFETVFVLTNFDSPDYNYLYKRDNRIIGPPVVLHCAAKEEPLQFSCRPLYSTTMLNLSLCFTGFRDKDEMKNLVNLVHHMGGTIRKDFSTKVTHLIAYATHGEKYRLAVCMGTPILTPAWIHKAWERRDDVSFHAGEEEFRTEYKVPPFQDCILSFLGFSDEEKANMEERTLKHGGKYLEVGDERCTHMVVEENSVKELPFLPAKKLFAVKQEWFWGSIQMDARAGESMYLYEKNDSPAMKKAVSLLSLTTPNSNRKRRRLRDTLAQLTKETEISPFPPPRKRPSAEHNLSMASLLDISNTPDTCKALADRVGNRAGGKADDTLARNRVRRRRRTRERTKTREDREERRRRSYLSIVQQAEEERQQPGSSAESSKPSKSSTPVLSKQSARWQVSKELYQTESNYVDILSTILQLFKLPLEKEGQVGGPILAQEEMKTIFGCIPDIHEVHTRIKTDLEELLTDWSEDKSVGNVILKYSKELVKAYPPFVNFFEMSKDTIVRCEKQKPRFHAFLKINQSKPECGRQTLVELLIRPVQRLPSVALLLNDIKKHTSDDNPDKITLEKAIESLKEVMTHINEDKRKTEGQKQIFDVVYEVDGCPANLLSSHRSLVHRVETIALGDQPCDRGENVTLFLFNDCLEIARKRHKVINTFKSPLGQTRPPPPLKHITLMPLSQIRRVLDLQDTEECVNAFALVVRPPTEQENLLFSFQLTGEETVKSSWLRTLCRHVANTICKADAEDLIQCTDPDSLQVSTKDMDSTLSKASRAIKKTSKKVTRAFSFTKTPKRVIQRAFMANGTPDEKSQRLSCENHNCSSATLAMSRSASTFSLNDSAKSSAVVQRSNSLDHPPVRARVPVCMRTPCSPTPNPANSPGPKPAPESSRSLCPNYSARERKSLLHGPIPTQPAQPRPSLNASVHGTSATHPTSIPAVRNARISQPRSSQHVPRHLPHVGSQQKSLAPQAVNVKGRTFSESCRDRQVPLDPRKAVLTSPRRETLL, from the exons ATGGCTGACAGCAGCATACTGACTTTAGGGACGGCTCGGAGTCTGTTGGTGGATTCTTCGGTCTGTGATTCCAGGATCGCCGAAACCACCAAGGACCATGTATTTCTGGGCATGGGATGTGACGATGAAG aTATGCTGCCAAAAGTTGAGACGAGAGTTGTTCTGGTGGGAGACGCAGGAAGAAATGGAGCGCTGGTGAAAGCACTGCAG GCCATCAGAGTAATGGAGGTACCGGTGGTAAAGATAAGAGAAGGCGAGGCGGGTGCCGAGgagaaaatgatgataaaatcTATAGTCAATATG GACATCAACACTCCGTGCATAATAACGGACAACGTCCAGGAGTTTGGAGATGGAGAGAACACCGAGTTTGAGACGGTGTTCGTCCTCACAAACTTTGACTCTCCTGACTACAACTACCTCTACAAGCGGGACAACCGCATCATTGGACCTCCTGTTGTGCTACACTGTGCTGCCAAGGAGGAG CCTCTCCAGTTTTCATGTCGTCCTCTCTACTCCACCACAATGCTGAACCTGTCGCTGTGCTTCACCGGCTTCAGGGACAAAGACGAAATG AAAAACCTGGTGAATCTGGTTCATCACATGGGAGGAACCATCCGGAAAGACTTCAGCACCAAGGTTACACATCTCATCGCCTACGCAACTCATGGAGAGAAATACAGG CTGGCAGTGTGCATGGGGACGCCCATCCTCACTCCAGCGTGGATTCACAAAGCCTGGGAGAGGAGAGATGATGT GTCCTTCCACGCTGGAGAAGAGGAGTTTCGAACAGAGTACAAAGTGCCTCCGTTCCAGGACTGCATCCTCAGCTTTTTAGGTTTCTCAGACGAAGAGAAAgccaacatggaggagaggaCTCTTAAACACG GTGGCAAGTATCTTGAGGTTGGAGATGAGAGGTGTACACACATGGTGGTGGAGGAAAACTCGGTGAAGGAGCTGCCGTTTCTCCCCGCCAAGAAACTCTTTGCAGTCAAACAGGAG TGGTTCTGGGGAAGCATTCAGATGGACGCCCGGGCCGGAGAGTCGATGTACCTCTACGAGAAG AATGACAGCCCAGCCATGAAGAAGGCGGTGTCCCTGCTGTCCCTCACCACCCCCAACAGCAATCGTAAGCGTCGACGTCTGAGGGACACGCTGGCTCAGCTCACCAAGGAGACGGAGATCTCCCCGTTTCCTCCACCGCGCAAAAGGCCTTCAGCAGAGCACAACCTGTCCATGGCTTCACTGCTGGACATCTCCAACACCCCTGACACATGCAAGGCCTTGGCAG ATAGAGTAGGGAACAGAGCAGGGGGCAAAGCAGACGATACTCTGGCCAGGAatagggtgaggaggaggaggagaaccaGGGAAAGGACAAAGACAAGGGAGGAcagggaagagaggaggagaaggtccTATCTGAGTATCGTTCaacaagcagaggaggagcggCAGCAGCCAGGAAGCTCTGCAG AGAGTTCGAAGCCGTCCAAGAGTTCGACTCCGGTTCTGTCCAAGCAGTCAGCCAGGTGGCAGGTCTCCAAGGAACTCTACCAGACGGAGAGCAACTATGTCGACATTTTAAGCACCATCCTACAg CTCTTCAAGCTTCCATTGGAAAAAGAGGGGCAGGTAGGCGGACCAATCCTGGCCCAAGAGGAAATGAAGACGATATTTGGCTGCATCCCAGACATCCACGAGGTTCACACCAGGATAAAG ACTGACCTGGAGGAGCTCCTGACAGACTGGTCAGAGGACAAGAGCGTAGGAAACGTTATTCTCAAATAT tCTAAAGAGTTGGTGAAGGCCTACCCACCTTTCGTCAACTTCTTTGAAATGAGCAAGGACACTATTGTTCGGTGTGAGAAACAGAAACCACGCTTCCACGCTTTTCTCAAG ATTAACCAGTCCAAGCCGGAGTGCGGCAGGCAGACCCTGGTGGAGCTGCTCATCAGACCTGTGCAGAGGTTGCCCAGCGTGGCCCTTCTTCTAAACG ACATAAAGAAGCATACGTCCGATGACAACCCAGACAAGATAACACTGGAGAAAGCAATTGAGTCTCTGAAAGAAGTGATGAC ACACATCAATGAGGACAAGAGGAAGACTGAAGGCCAGAAGCAGATCTTTGATGTTGTTTATGAAGTCGATGGCTGTCCA GCCAACTTGCTTTCCTCTCACCGCAGTCTGGTTCACCGCGTAGAAACCATCGCCCTGGGAGACCAGCCATGTGACCGAGGAGAAAATGTCACGCTCTTCCTCTTCAATGACTGCCTTGAG ATTGCAAGGAAGCGACACAAGGTGATCAACACATTTAAGAGTCCGCTGGGGCAGACGAGACCACCGCCACCGCTCAAACACATCACACTGATGCCGCTGTCCCAGATTCGAAGAGTTCTGGACCTGCAGGACACTGAGG AGTGTGTGAATGCATTCGCCTTGGTGGTTCGCCCTCCGACTGAACAGGAGAACTTGTTGTTCAGCTTCCAACTGACCGGAGAGGAGACGGTTAAAAGCTCCTGGCTGCGAACACTTTGCCGCCACGTCGCCAACACCATCTGCAAGGCTGATGCG GAGGACCTGATTCAGTGTACTGACCCGGACTCACTGCAGGTCAGCACCAAGGATATGGACAGCACGCTGAGCAAAGCCTCCAGGGCCATCAAGAAGACCTCTAAAAAG GTCACAAGGGCTTTTTCTTTCACCAAGACCCCAAAGCGTGTGATCCAGAGGGCGTTCATGGCCAACGGAACCCCCGATGAGAAAAGCCAGAGGCTGAGCTGTGAAAACCACAACTGCAGCAGCGCCACGCTGGCC ATGTCTCGCTCTGCCTCCACGTTCAGTTTGAATGATTCTGCCAAGAGCAGTGCCGTGGTGCAGCGCTCTAACTCTCTGGATCATCCTCCTGTCAGAGCCAGGGTCCCTGTCTGTATGCGTACCCCCTGCAGCCCCACCCCAAACCCTGCCAATAGCCCAGGCCCCAAACCTGCCCCCGAGTCCAGCCGAAGCCTCTGCCCAAACTATAGCGCCCGAGAACGCAAGTCCCTCCTTCATGGTCCAATACCGACTCAACCAGCACAACCTCGCCCAAGCCTCAACGCTTCTGTGCATGGCACCTCTGCAACCCATCCCACTTCTATTCCCGCTGTCCGAAATGCCAGAATCTCCCAGCCTAGATCTAGCCAGCATGTTCCCAGACACCTCCCCCATGTAGGGTCCCAGCAGAAGTCCCTGGCTCCTCAGGCAGTTAATGTCAAAGGCAGGACCTTTTCTGAGTCATGCAGGGATCGTCAAGTCCCCTTGGACCCACGCAAGGCTGTCCTGACCAGTCCTCGCAGGGAGACTCTGCTCTAA